The following coding sequences lie in one Arachis stenosperma cultivar V10309 chromosome 5, arast.V10309.gnm1.PFL2, whole genome shotgun sequence genomic window:
- the LOC130982003 gene encoding plant UBX domain-containing protein 8 isoform X1 encodes MSMARPNQEAIETFMSITGLSEPIAVQKLEEHGGNLNEAVNAHFSEGDRNLSTSTLNTSAALPQDDFMDIDNELNAEMRRPLSLLSSARTNPFSLLDPTIGRSIFDNHLDPTNRSPFVTHPREVRQIPIEVKDSNQSNPPGDHVPTIEDVTGTSQAHGPDIHGTVIIHDDDDDIPPAQTAARDEQMHTLDRNARPSAPEFENLPDYGNDIEEEMIRAAIEASKREAEEKYSNQNLNTESDFSEPGAQRTVSHLDDPELAHAVSLSLKTAEQEKQLRMQGGEAEASTVGSSKPSKVELGEASSNGRGNHGHSRLQSGSSSFQDEDEDLEEQPLVWNRPRRTSSSPKESPQEVEAVEANTLPSTGQQDNSNPAQQNENSFQLDEWGGISSVEHDEAVMLEAAMFGGIPEGTGYRYAYAPHEFMQSRGSYPRPTPRPPSPSLTAQRLIREQQDDEYLASLQADREKELKAIEEAEAAREEERRREEESRRKLQEEQELETQLVAKEASLPPEPSSDDENAVTLLVRMPDGSRRGRRFLRSNKLQSLFDFIDIARVVKPGTYRLVRPYPRRAFSYEESASILEELGLTNKQEALFLELV; translated from the exons ATGTCAATGGCGAGGCCTAATCAAGAGGCAATTGAGACATTTATGAGCATCACTGGCTTATCTGAACCCATCGCAGTGCAAAAGCTTGag GAACATGGGGGCAATCTTAATGAAGCTGTCAATGCACATTTTAGTGAAGGTGACCGAAATTTGTCAACCAG CACCCTCAATACCTCTGCTGCACTTCCACAAGATGATTTTATGGATATAGATAACGAACTTAATGCTGAAATGCGCAGACCTCTGTCTCTTTTGTCTTCGGCAAGAACTAATCCCTTTTCTCTTCTTGATCCAACTATTGGGAGAAGTATATTtgataatcatcttgatccaaCAAACCGATCACCATTTGTTACACATCCAAGAGAAGTAAGACAAATTCCTATAGAGGTTAAGGATAGTAATCAATCCAACCCTCCAGGGGACCATGTTCCGACCATTGAAGATGTCACTGGAACTTCTCAGGCCCATGGTCCAGATATTCATGGAACAGTCATcattcatgatgatgatgatgatattcCACCTGCCCAAACTGCTGCTCGGGATGAGCAGATGCATACACTTGACAGAAATGCGAGACCCAGTGCTCCTGAGTTTGAGAATTTGCCAGATTATGGCAATGACATAGAAGAAGAAATGATCCGTGCAGCAATTGAGGCTTCAAAAAGGGAGGCTGAGGAGAAGTACTCAAATCAAAACCTTAACACAGAAAGT GATTTCAGCGAGCCTGGGGCCCAGAGAACTGTATCTCATCTGGATGATCCTGAGCTTGCCCATGCAGTCTCATTGTCCCTGAAG ACTGCTGAGCAAGAGAAACAATTGCGCATGCAAGGAGGAGAAGCTGAAGCATCAACAGTTGGTTCATCCAAACCATCTAAAGTGGAGCTAGGGGAAGCCTCATCAAATGGAAG GGGCAATCATGGTCATTCTAGGTTGCAGTCAGGAAGTTCTTCCTTCcaagatgaagatgaagactTAGAAGAGCAACCTCTGGTTTGGAACAGGCCTAGACGTACATCCTCAAGCCCTAAAGAGTCACCACAAGAAGTTGAAGCTGTTGAGGCTAATACTCTGCCCAGCACAGGACAGCAGGATAACAGCAATCCTGCTCAACAAAATGAAAATTCCTTCCAATTAGATGAG TGGGGTGGTATTTCTTCGGTGGAGCACGATGAAGCAGTTATGCTTGAGGCTGCAATGTTTGGTGGGATCCCAGAAGGAACCGGTTATCGCTATGCCTATGCACCTCATGAGTTCATGCAGAGTAGGGGTTCATATCCTCGGCCAACCCCACGCCCACCGTCACCATCACTGACAGCTCAGCGCTTGATAAGGGAACAGCAG GATGATGAATATCTTGCATCATTACAAGCAGACAGAGAAAAGGAATTGAAAGCCATAGAAGAAGCTGAGGCTGCTCGTGAAGAGGAAAGGCGGAGAGAGGAAGAATCTCGCAGGAAGTTACAGGAAGAGCAG GAATTGGAAACACAGCTAGTAGCAAAAGAAGCCTCTCTACCACCAGAACCATCCTCAGATGATGAAAATGCTGTCACCTTGCTGGTAAGGATGCCAGATGGAAGCCGCCGTGGACGTCGATTCCTTAGATCTAATAAACTGCAG TCTCTTTTCGACTTCATAGATATTGCTAGAGTGGTGAAACCAGGCACTTACAGACTG GTGAGACCGTATCCTAGGCGTGCTTTTAGTTACGAAGAAAGCGCATCGATACTTGAAGAGCTTGGACTAACCAACAAGCAAGAAGCCTTGTTTTTGGAGTTAGTCTAG
- the LOC130982003 gene encoding plant UBX domain-containing protein 8 isoform X2, whose translation MSMARPNQEAIETFMSITGLSEPIAVQKLEEHGGNLNEAVNAHFSEGDRNLSTSTLNTSAALPQDDFMDIDNELNAEMRRPLSLLSSARTNPFSLLDPTIGRSIFDNHLDPTNRSPFVTHPREVRQIPIEVKDSNQSNPPGDHVPTIEDVTGTSQAHGPDIHGTVIIHDDDDDIPPAQTAARDEQMHTLDRNARPSAPEFENLPDYGNDIEEEMIRAAIEASKREAEEKYSNQNLNTESDFSEPGAQRTVSHLDDPELAHAVSLSLKTAEQEKQLRMQGGEAEASTVGSSKPSKVELGEASSNGRLQSGSSSFQDEDEDLEEQPLVWNRPRRTSSSPKESPQEVEAVEANTLPSTGQQDNSNPAQQNENSFQLDEWGGISSVEHDEAVMLEAAMFGGIPEGTGYRYAYAPHEFMQSRGSYPRPTPRPPSPSLTAQRLIREQQDDEYLASLQADREKELKAIEEAEAAREEERRREEESRRKLQEEQELETQLVAKEASLPPEPSSDDENAVTLLVRMPDGSRRGRRFLRSNKLQSLFDFIDIARVVKPGTYRLVRPYPRRAFSYEESASILEELGLTNKQEALFLELV comes from the exons ATGTCAATGGCGAGGCCTAATCAAGAGGCAATTGAGACATTTATGAGCATCACTGGCTTATCTGAACCCATCGCAGTGCAAAAGCTTGag GAACATGGGGGCAATCTTAATGAAGCTGTCAATGCACATTTTAGTGAAGGTGACCGAAATTTGTCAACCAG CACCCTCAATACCTCTGCTGCACTTCCACAAGATGATTTTATGGATATAGATAACGAACTTAATGCTGAAATGCGCAGACCTCTGTCTCTTTTGTCTTCGGCAAGAACTAATCCCTTTTCTCTTCTTGATCCAACTATTGGGAGAAGTATATTtgataatcatcttgatccaaCAAACCGATCACCATTTGTTACACATCCAAGAGAAGTAAGACAAATTCCTATAGAGGTTAAGGATAGTAATCAATCCAACCCTCCAGGGGACCATGTTCCGACCATTGAAGATGTCACTGGAACTTCTCAGGCCCATGGTCCAGATATTCATGGAACAGTCATcattcatgatgatgatgatgatattcCACCTGCCCAAACTGCTGCTCGGGATGAGCAGATGCATACACTTGACAGAAATGCGAGACCCAGTGCTCCTGAGTTTGAGAATTTGCCAGATTATGGCAATGACATAGAAGAAGAAATGATCCGTGCAGCAATTGAGGCTTCAAAAAGGGAGGCTGAGGAGAAGTACTCAAATCAAAACCTTAACACAGAAAGT GATTTCAGCGAGCCTGGGGCCCAGAGAACTGTATCTCATCTGGATGATCCTGAGCTTGCCCATGCAGTCTCATTGTCCCTGAAG ACTGCTGAGCAAGAGAAACAATTGCGCATGCAAGGAGGAGAAGCTGAAGCATCAACAGTTGGTTCATCCAAACCATCTAAAGTGGAGCTAGGGGAAGCCTCATCAAATGGAAG GTTGCAGTCAGGAAGTTCTTCCTTCcaagatgaagatgaagactTAGAAGAGCAACCTCTGGTTTGGAACAGGCCTAGACGTACATCCTCAAGCCCTAAAGAGTCACCACAAGAAGTTGAAGCTGTTGAGGCTAATACTCTGCCCAGCACAGGACAGCAGGATAACAGCAATCCTGCTCAACAAAATGAAAATTCCTTCCAATTAGATGAG TGGGGTGGTATTTCTTCGGTGGAGCACGATGAAGCAGTTATGCTTGAGGCTGCAATGTTTGGTGGGATCCCAGAAGGAACCGGTTATCGCTATGCCTATGCACCTCATGAGTTCATGCAGAGTAGGGGTTCATATCCTCGGCCAACCCCACGCCCACCGTCACCATCACTGACAGCTCAGCGCTTGATAAGGGAACAGCAG GATGATGAATATCTTGCATCATTACAAGCAGACAGAGAAAAGGAATTGAAAGCCATAGAAGAAGCTGAGGCTGCTCGTGAAGAGGAAAGGCGGAGAGAGGAAGAATCTCGCAGGAAGTTACAGGAAGAGCAG GAATTGGAAACACAGCTAGTAGCAAAAGAAGCCTCTCTACCACCAGAACCATCCTCAGATGATGAAAATGCTGTCACCTTGCTGGTAAGGATGCCAGATGGAAGCCGCCGTGGACGTCGATTCCTTAGATCTAATAAACTGCAG TCTCTTTTCGACTTCATAGATATTGCTAGAGTGGTGAAACCAGGCACTTACAGACTG GTGAGACCGTATCCTAGGCGTGCTTTTAGTTACGAAGAAAGCGCATCGATACTTGAAGAGCTTGGACTAACCAACAAGCAAGAAGCCTTGTTTTTGGAGTTAGTCTAG